In Rahnella sikkimica, one DNA window encodes the following:
- a CDS encoding tellurium resistance protein TerW, translating into MNSCIFRLAILLSSGQPVPTQKIIHQLACSEPTLTRALKALRETYSAEIRYSKATHSYLLAESGLLDKKTIRRMNEALSSSAEFHAGETVSKVSLDKEKKKAVSLSLRMSVLRKIDRLAMLVGTTRSDVVELLVDHSIAEFSASLTQRGISQ; encoded by the coding sequence GCTAAGTTCAGGCCAGCCCGTACCGACCCAAAAAATTATTCACCAGCTTGCCTGTTCCGAGCCTACTTTAACGCGTGCGCTAAAAGCGCTGCGGGAGACGTACTCTGCTGAGATCCGGTACAGTAAAGCCACACATTCCTATCTGCTTGCTGAATCGGGACTTTTGGATAAGAAAACCATCCGCCGGATGAATGAAGCCCTCAGCTCAAGTGCCGAATTTCATGCGGGCGAGACGGTCAGCAAAGTATCTCTCGATAAGGAAAAGAAGAAAGCCGTGTCGCTATCTTTGCGAATGTCAGTGTTGCGAAAGATTGATCGACTTGCCATGCTTGTGGGAACGACACGAAGTGACGTTGTCGAGCTTTTGGTCGATCACTCGATTGCTGAATTTTCTGCATCACTGACTCAACGTGGCATATCTCAGTAA